agcgaattaggggctataaattactaacttagctaattatagtacttagcttttaaatCGAGCGCTTTacgtataatataagtagggtaaggGAGCGGGCGCACCTAGCCGACCCCGATCTTCTTAGCGTTcaccttcttttttttcttaataagaatttataacggttagtataagtagtatataaatagcaaTATACGTACGAAGTTAGGGCGAGTAAAGGGGATATCGGGCTTTTTAAGCGGACTATTACTACGGCTACTACCGGGCGTACTTATAGCGTTAATAGCCGTTCCGCTACTAATAGTAGCGACGTTACGATTAGGGGCTATAGTTATACTAAAACGAGTTAGTAGCGACTACGGAACGACTTTAGAAAAGACTTACTTAGGCACGGggagtatataagaatagggatttaagaaatattcgttagttataatatttacgtaacgagGGAGTAGCGTAGacactaataaaaataagagattatatataaaaaggataattatagataaaaaaaaagagaaaaggaattcggaattataatagcttagaagggggttaatattagtaaataaaagtagggcgacgactacctaggtaccGGTAGTCGTAAGAACGGCCTATAAGTAGGAGCAACCTAagtatagaattataaggttattatttaaaataaggggtcCATACTCGGGCTAATAGGCGCCGCCTATACCCGCCCTCGTACCGCATATCTAAAGACCTCCTAAGTAAaggattaatatagtatatataaactataagcgGGCTTCGGGACAAAGCCCAGGGGAGGGAGTACCCTATTAGGCCTCGCTAATTAGGCCTCGTTaattaagggatagcttaggggggcataaagagggggactaagtaataaaggagtagcttaggtatatatagagcgctagtagtatacctcgagggaagggtagatttcagtaattcctcttttagaccctaacagcagttggcctctgtgagcttcttccctgtgtCGTACACCTATTGACATATTTTCAACGAGTATGCGCCCGGTGTTGCGCTCGCTACTCCAGAGGACTCTGTCAATGATGTTCTCAAGGTCATCTACGACTCCAGTCTTGAGAACGGCAGAGGTGGCGAGTTCATCTCTCACTTGGGCACCAAGAGATGGTTGGAGGCCGGCGCAGGAAGCGTTGCTCTTTGAAGGACACATGAATTCATTATGCTCAACGGTCCAGAATTGAGACGTATGATTGTCGAATGTTTGCAGTCAGTCGGGTAGAGAACCATCACTCATTGCTTCCCAATACCGAAAACCTCCAATATTCGAGCCTTTACCAGTTCAGTACCTATGGAACAATCCCAGAATGGCAATCAGAGAGGTGTGGAAAGTAAAGCCATGGCCCGTGATTCATACTTGTGATTGTAGTGGAGACAATTGATTAGACAGGTACACCTTTGGGGGAACAGCTCACTTACTGACTCATGGCCACTCTTTGTGAAATCGAGTATTGTTTTAGGTGACAATCACATCAGCTAGATCACGATTGTCGAAGTACAGCACTCGGCATACAGCTCTTATCATCGTGAGAACTCATTACACGTGCATGCAGGTTACTCAGCTTACTGAAACATCAGCTGACCTGCGGTACAGGTCAGCCTGGACTACATATCACGCACACATGCTTCTTGAGGCATCTTACTGGATGAGTCTGCTTGCCCACGATGATATAATCAAGAAAGGTAACTGACTTCAACTGAGCGTGCAATCAGTCTATTCCTCTTGTAATCGCTGATTTTACCTAAGACTACACAGAGGACAAGCAACTCATACTACATTACCACGAGTGGAAATACCAATACTTCTCATTCTCAACTTCTACGTGACATTGACACCTAGATATCTCAATACTGATAAACTGTCTTATGATGCACAGGGGCTCTGTTGTGATCATTATCACTGCATGCGATCTGGGTGTCTCACGATGCTGACGACCTACAGTGTCCAAGTACACATCTGCCGTCATCAAGACTCAAGCGGTAATATCAAGTATCTGGTACTTCTTCCGATCACATACCAGCCTTACAAGGTCATAGACATTCTTCTTCGAATTGAAATTAATTGTCTGACATCAACGGACTAAGGTAATACCATTCGAATGATTTGTACTGTTGTGTTCCAGGTCACAACCGAGACATAGACTGCTCTAAATGCGGCGTAGGAGCTCATACTGCCATAAACAAAGACAACAtgataattaaaataagtaaggccATATCCCTTAGCTCAGTTGCTTATTCTCACCATCAAACTCAGAACCTACTCGCATTACGTCGGATCCATTTCCAGTCTTCTTTTGGATAAGCACTCAGCCCCAGGCAAGTTCACTAGCCATCACTATGAAGCCAACTACTTTTGCCATCTTCTCTTTCACGGTTCAAGCTCTGTCAGCCACTCTGTTGAAGCGCGAATGCGGCGTGCCACCAGGCGCACATTGCGATATGGTCGGCCGGATCAGGTGCGAATTTAACGGAGGACATATGATACATTTGGAAGAGTCAGGAGAAGTTTTGCGGAGAATCTGATTGGAGGGAGGCCTATGTTAACCCTTTGCAAACTTCAAGATGTATTGCGCTGCTGATAATACTTGGTCGTACGGCTCGAACTGCACTGCGGCTGGTAAACCTTGCCTTTGCGAGACGCTGTTTGAACTCAACTCAGCTTGAAGGACGAGGAAGACAGAGGCAAAATGGCTATGGCTTTGACTTGAAACCAACATAATGTGCTCTGGACAGGCTATTTCCAGTGTTATCCTCGAATTAAGGTTATCGTGTAAAGACAGAAACCGCGAATCGCTCCTTGTCCACTCGCTTCCCATCTAGTGTGAGAATAAGTCTATGCCTATCCATCAATAAATCTCAGCCAAGTAAACATGGCACACTTGCAGTCCCACGGATCGATGGCGACGTTGAAATGTGCTGATCCATCATGCTGGGAATCCAATTTGCAAATTCAGAATTGGAAGTCTCACAAAAGGGGGTTTCCCCTCACGTTGTCCCTTACTCATACAAGGACATTTGCAGTCAAGTATCTGATTGGAATTGTTCACACTTACCAAAAAAAATCTTGAAAACAAAAACTTAAGATCCGCAACAAGTAGATAGTGCTTTCCTCCATTGGAATCATTCAGAAGATAAGCATTCTCACCGTTGAGCATTTCGTGTTGTTTGGGAGCAGAGACCCAAGCTCCAAGCCTCTGGACCCTGACTTCAACTGTGGGGGCTCATAGTGGACAAGTCCCCTGTTTCCCCACAATGTTGCTTGGCTAAAGTGCTGCCGCCAGCCCGCAGTCTTGGGCAGATCACCCGCCGCTATGAGATCATCTGGGCCGAGTGACTAATGACCCACAAATGAGTAGAAAAGTCTGAATCCAAAGCGATGCCAGTTGGGCGATAGGAACTGATCTCGTCGAGAACATGATCTCCAGGGCGTCCATCGTGCTTGATTAACCCTTTTGAGCAGCCAGTTCAATGTCTTCTGTGATATTTGTACTTGTGAGTCAAGTATTGCGCTAATAGATTTGGTGGTTAAGGGGGAAGTTAAGGTTTGCTTCCCAGCTCATCGAATTAACCTGCCAATCCAACTATAACTCTAAAGAAGCTGACCTACTTTATCATGCATTACATCAAAACATACGtagtaagtcgacccacccccttttggccaccccccccttttggccaccccatttctccatcccagccaccgcattaaaaccctacccacgattttaaactactataataattacaaaaatcgtttaaatgtaattcttttttatatacttatttattaatatataatagtctcgtatattaaaaataaagttatttaggctcttaaggctattaaaagaggtctcttagttaatcgggcctcgattaagttcggagttctaaggttaactcttcgtaactataaaagaggctactaaacgagggtaatagtattcgtaaacctctagaggcttcttttataataagaagattagttagcttagtaagttcgtatttagtataatttaaatattatactaacttataaatagcttataaaattcgctaagcgagttctaagatcttagggggatataaatcctcttaaaaagagatagatagacgcttttttaaggagaaacttattaattaaggtctagagaagtcgtactatcgattcgaggcgtttaaatagggctattactaatataattaagttatagtttagattacttaatatactagaaattagcgatattaaataggctaataggtataatataaataagattagtaTCTTAAagggtaagggatttaatagcctagttttaagtaaaataaagactataatagtacgaaaaaaagagcttagttcgcgtacttaagtatttataattaagtatatttttattaatagtcgagctattaaactactagttatatataagggaaagttagtataataatagtagtttctatttaaacttaacccttatattagttagaagtttataataataaataatagctaaacgactaataagactacccttaagtagttaaaaatagtattcttattataaactaagacccccccccttagggggcttagtatacttaataagccttaactattagttctaaataactataggagttatataacgatagaatttatataggaatactatagaaataacgtctacttactattcttattactatatacttcctatatcctctagccgttagatatagctatttttaaacttattaagtctaagtataagaaggagcttagtaaagaggatatagtaaataattctactatcgttaaaaagtagtacttcttaagctattattaaaaagctcgtttagttagtctaacgttattaaatatacgaagtaagtaaaaaataactagactatatccccttaatataactagactatttactaatctaatagtcctacttaacctagttatactaactaaaaagaccgtagATACTAggtaagtaactagtaatactaaaaaagctattaactaggtattagcggcgtctattattaactagttaatacctAAGAAGGCTAGCGAACTCTacgattagttaaagttatttataaagcttagtctaaactataatacttaacgactactatttagaaaaataaaaaaggtatttagcgagtaggcctactatttaatagcatcttagtactatattcgagttctaaaagctaaagttaactaattaaggccgtagaaaaaaaagagtatactaataaacctaaatactaagttcgcgaatatttaggatatatagagagctTAGGAAGACTTTAGTAACTgtttagttagtcctagttaactcgcaggggtcgaattacctagggagaataataactatattattatagtaataaaagatagttaattaattaagtatagttagtagcgatgttttaatactatgttttgatagggtggccaaaaggggggggtggccaaaagggggtgggtcgacttatagCATCCAGATTTCCGTCGGCAACGACAACACCCCCGATcataattaaacttaaataagaCTCACAGAAGGCACATATTTTACTGACATTTCATTGTGAGGCGAAACCGCCAAAGTCGTACCGCTGAACTTGCCGCTGGCGAGAACAAGGCGGATCTTGGCGTCCCCGTGCGGGCCAAAAGTGGATTGAAAGACGTAACAAGAACTGCTGAATTTTCGCCCGCCGTCCCATTCTCTAGGCGGAGGTTCCAGATCCAGTAatgccttttcttttttatcgtGTCAGAAAATCTTGAGCCGAATGTCATTCACGCCTTGGTCGGCTCAGATGGCGCGGAATGAACCCGCGTGAGTCAATCCAAAGTTGCCGAAGGTGAGAGGAACCGGAATGTCGTCTTCTTGAAAACATTCTTCCCTCAAACATATGCCGACGAGAACCGTTCCCGAACAACTCAGAATCCGGGGCCCCTCAAAGTTAACCGCTGCAGGAACAAGCCATTTCTCCACCGATCCAAGCTGCGTGTTCATGTTGGCCTGTTGATTTCGATCGAGTCTATTCGAGCGCTCCACCGAGCCTGACTGGTTCCACCTTCTCCGCGGTTCAGCAAGTCGAATTGTGAGGGAATCGCGATCGAGGCCAGGATCTCCCACCACTCGGTTCCTACTTACCGAGTCTTACCCCGGATTGCGCAATACAGAAATCATGGGGAATGAGGCTGAAGCAATGAGAGCGCCTGTCGATCCTGAGCGTCAAGATTTGCCCAGCCATCAAGGATCAAAAGGCCATGAGCAAGATCCCATTGCGCCACCTGCGTTCTCGACGGGCTCGGGCGGCATCATCGAGAAGGAAGAAGGCGAATTGATCAACTTCAAGACATTACATTGGCTGTAGGCTTCTTCTACAGCAAGATTTACCTAGAGATATGCTGACGTTGGTACAGGCAAGGAGGCATCGTCCTCGTCGCAGAGACAGTCTCTCTAGGAATTCTATCGCTTCCGTCCGTCCTTGCAACCGTTGGACTGGTCCCCGGAGTCATTCTCATCTGCGTAATCAGCGCTCTTGCGACCTACTCTGGTCTTCTCCTCGCCGACTTCCGGAAACAGTACCCCTTCGTCCAGCACTTCGGCGATGCGGTCGAGTTAATTGGAAGGCCCATTGGTATGGGTGGCATCTTCCGAGAGGTCTTCGGATGGGCCCAGACTATTCTGCAGGTTTTCCTCATGGGAGGTCACATTCTCATGTGGACTATTTGCATGAATACTCTCACGAATAGTACAACATGTACCGTCGTCTGGGCTGCTGTTGGAATGCTGGTGTTCTGGGTCTTCAACGTTCCTAGGACCTTGAAGTGGACGAGCTGGATGTCAGCAACTTGTGAGTCATCAATTAATTGCCATGAATGGTTGCTAACTTCCGCAAGCCTGCGTATCTATCGTGGTGGCTGTTCTAATCACGGTCATTGACGTTGCCATCGAGAAGCCCATTGGAAGTGGGTCGATTGACATCTTCAAGTCCCTCGGCTTTTCTCCCGCTTTTCTGGCTGTCACCAACATTGCAGGTGCATTCTGTAAGTAATCCACACAATGAAAAGATCAGAAACCATACGGACTTCTGCTCACAAAATCCCCTTCTAGCAAGCCATTCGATCTTTTTCAGCGTCATCGCCGAATTCAAGAACCCCGACGATTGGCCAAAAGCACTTGCCTTCCTTCAGATCACGGATACAACCCTCTACATTATCGCTGCCGTCATTATCTACGTTTACGTGGGCCCCGATGTTCCCTCGCCGGCTCTATCTGCAGCAGGTAGTGCAACTATCAGGAAAGCGATTTGGGGCGTTGCTATTCCCACGATTGCCATCGCTGCCGTTATTTACGCCCACGTTGCTTCTCAGTACGTGTTCACACGTATCTTTGGTAACACTAAGCATGTTGTCAGAAGAACCCGAGTATCGACAATCTCTTGGCTTCTCATCACTCTGGGTATCTGGGGAATTGGCATGGTGATATCTGAATCCATCCCCGTCTTCAACAATCTACTGGGGCTGGTCTCTGCTGCCTTTGCCAGTTGGTTCTCCTTTGGACTGCCAGGTATTTTCTGGCTCTGGATGCACAAAGGTAACTGGTTCTCGACCTGGCAGCAGAAATGCCGGTTCGCGGGGTCTTCGCTACTTTTGCTTGTGGGAATCCTGCTTTGTGTTCTTGGATTGTGGGTCTCTATTGAGTCCATCGCGAAGGGTGGATCTTCCGCGAAACCTTGGACATGCGCCAGCAACGCCGCAGAGTGAGGTACCTACCATCTTAGTTGGGGACATTGATATACGTAGTCGAGTCCTGTGTATTACTATAATGCGACATCTCTATCATTCAAGTCACGGGGCAAGGGTCTTCTAATGAACCATAACTAAATTTATGGTTGTGTGTTTTCGACCTAACGTCATGGCTGGTCGGTATCTTGAGTTGGTGACTGCACGGAAGTTGACTGTGGCCGACTGCCTCCGACGTGTTTTTTGGACCTAATTTAGTACTTTACTAGCACGAGCAAGGGGCAATACAGTCGTCCAATATTACTTCCGCAGAAAGTCTGCGATACGCACGGTGAGCCGGGAATGTGCGGGGAATAAGTTCTCCAGCTCTCGGACCAGGTTGCCTGGCACCCACGCACCCCGGCACGCCTGGGTAATTTtagggcgaggatatcctgccagcagctcccgctattctgcccccaagtgtggctgcggccgCTATACGACTACCGGTCTCGGgcatatatataagctaggctctgcgtagttagtatttaaataggtttagctaattagaggttattaattaacttatagttaattaaattattttaataaaaagtatagtaattaatacgtTAGCTTAAGTCGACGTATTAGCCTAAGTTAACGTATTAGCCTAAgtcgacgattttattaaattagcctaattacctagctacctagctacctaattaactcgcTCAAAAAGCTAATAGCAATCTACTAATAGTAGTCTATAAACGAGGtcaaggatttataatacttatttaggtaagttaactttacgaggcattattatttttaattacgaccgctattttataagtctCGTTAAGTACTACTCTAGCCTCGGGTAGGGTAAAAAAGCGTAGTCGTATTCTACGTAACCGTATTTATCGTAATTAAcagtatactaataaacaaagggattattaacttcgcaattttttttatagcatattaacgttaagaatagttttaattagcggtagcggtagcgacggtaaggttaataaagtagtagttagaggtaagtatagtaggtaagtaggtaggtaggtaggtaggtaggtaggtatggGTAGTTGGGCTCCGGGCTCGGAGGTAGCGGAGGTCAAGCCACAGCCTGGgggcagaatagcgggagctgctggcaggatatcctcgccctaATTTTATTACAAGCATTGCAAGCCGTGTCTAAGTCATGACTGGCAATGGGTTTCCTTTTTCAAGCCCAGCTTACTGCTAAGTTGGCAAATCGCATGCAGTGCAAACATCTATTCCAGACTTTTTGTCGCCGGCCTTGCAGCACCTCAGAGGCGTGATACACTTGCTGCTAGCTAGGGTGCGCCTGGTTGGTAAGCACCTCGTCGTACAGAGACAACGTTCACATCCCTTGCAGCATGTCATTTCACTCAAATTCAGCACGAAGAAAGCGTGTTTGTAGATTAAATCGTTTGAAATTCTTGTTGGTATCTATGTGACAGACTACACATTATTTGCAAGAACAAGCCCCTCCTGTTAAAATAAATCATGACTTCATCGAGGTGCGCGCGTGTATGGGCAGCCCCGTATAAACAAGAAGTTCGGTCACATATGTGCAGAGTTCCACCCTCCAGCGGCTCCCAGCGGCTATTTTTTGTTGTCCCTTCGGAATTGCACAAGGCGAATTTACAGGACGAGAGCGAAGATGGCGGCAGCCAAGCCGGCACCGGAGAAGGTCATCAGCGCAGCGCCGGCGGTGACAACGGTGGTGGCGGTGGGAGAAGCACCGCGGGTGCCGTTGGTGTGGGCAGTCACGGAAGCGGTGGCAGTAGCGGCGGTGACGGCCTTGGTGGCGGTTCCGACACCCTTGTTGTCGTTGCCGGTGCCGGAGGAGCTGCCGGAAGATCCGGAGGAACCGGAGGAGCCCTTGCCGCCGGTAGCGCAGGTGCTGAGCTTGTCCTGCATCTCCTGGAAGATACCATCGAAATGAGTGATTTCATCGCCACCCTTGCCACCGGCAGGGAATTTGGTGGAGATGGAGGTCATCAAAGTGTGGACGTTTCCGCCTGGAAGATGTTAGCGGCGTGGTCTTGGAATCCTGCGCCATGAAAGCGACTTACCAATCTGAGCAACCCAGGAAAGAGTGCTGTCGCAGATACCTGCCTGGGCGAACGAAGGAACTTTGTCGCTCAGGTCAACAAGAAGCTTGTCGCCAGCGGCGTTGAGCTCGTCAGAGAGGGGCTGGAAGGCGATGGCCTCATCCATGGTCAGAGCCAACATGGCAACCGCGTTGTAAGTCGCAGTGCGGATGGTGGTGAGCATGGTGGAAGAGGCCTCCTCGAGATCCTTGCCATCACCGCCAGCGTAGGCGCAGATCGAACCATCAAGACTCTGGATGCCATTGAGGACGGTGGTCATGATGGTGTTGACCTGGCTGAGCTCACGCGCGCAGAGCTCGGGGGTAGGGGTCGCAATGACGCCAGCGGCGAGGAAGACGATGGGAGTGGTGAACTTCATTTTGATGGTTGTTGGAATGAGAGTAATCAAAGAGTGACTGGTAGCGAGTGATGTTGGAGAGGACGAAGAAGCAGGCTTTTGAAGGCGGGTGGCTGTTTTGATGCTGTTGACTGATGATCTAGACATGGGAGATCGACAGTCCATGTGCAGTGTTTATATATCCATGCCAACTTGGCCATCCCAGAGTTGTAGATCGCTCTGACTTTCTTCTCAACCCCCTGAGTTACCCCAGATAATCTTAGGCGCGAGGTAGAATCTCACGGGTGTGGGATAACGGGCGATGGCGGCTAAGATTTCTCAAACAACGCCGGCGCAATTGCTATTTTTTCCGATTGTCTTCCTTTCCCTCCCTCTAGCCTTGTGCTCGGACAAGCATAGGATCTGACCATGATTGATTTTTGGTGCGCGGCAAATGATCAGTGGCGGGTGGTGAGGGCGCCACGCGCACGCTAGATCAAGCCGTTTCTTTTTATGCGGACATGGCGCGAACCTGGGGGGATTAATCAGGAACGCGCCACATCCTGTGCACCCCAAACCGAGTCATATTTCGAGAAATTGGAGGGGACTTTTCTTTCTAAGCACTAGTCTACATGCATGTCTAGCAGTAATAAGCTCTTCTGCGCAGGCTTCCAAGTCTAGTTGCTCGCGGGCGAACACAGGCGTTGTGACTGACCGCGTGCGGCTTGGCAGCTGTCTCGCCGAACGGCTCAGAAGGATCACAATGGCTGATTCAGACAGGCTTTCAGCTGGCGCAAAGGCCTGATGGATTGGCCTTAATCAGCATGCCACAGATCAGAGTGCTTGGCTTCGCGTTGTTCTAGACCTTGTCTCGAGGCTCGCTCAGACTGTTATGATTGTCCTGGCTGCATTCATGGCAAACAACCTCAAACACAGTCAGGATAAGCGCGTTGTAGTAGCTTCCATTTCAACTTCGGCCCATTCTGGAAACTTCATTGCGGAAGAGCTGTGCACATCTTCGTTGCCCTGCTCGTGACTCAAT
The DNA window shown above is from Colletotrichum lupini chromosome 7, complete sequence and carries:
- a CDS encoding transmembrane amino acid transporter; the protein is MGNEAEAMRAPVDPERQDLPSHQGSKGHEQDPIAPPAFSTGSGGIIEKEEGELINFKTLHWLQGGIVLVAETVSLGILSLPSVLATVGLVPGVILICVISALATYSGLLLADFRKQYPFVQHFGDAVELIGRPIGMGGIFREVFGWAQTILQVFLMGGHILMWTICMNTLTNSTTCTVVWAAVGMLVFWVFNVPRTLKWTSWMSATSCVSIVVAVLITVIDVAIEKPIGSGSIDIFKSLGFSPAFLAVTNIAGAFSSHSIFFSVIAEFKNPDDWPKALAFLQITDTTLYIIAAVIIYVYVGPDVPSPALSAAGSATIRKAIWGVAIPTIAIAAVIYAHVASQYVFTRIFGNTKHVVRRTRVSTISWLLITLGIWGIGMVISESIPVFNNLLGLVSAAFASWFSFGLPGIFWLWMHKGNWFSTWQQKCRFAGSSLLLLVGILLCVLGLWVSIESIAKGGSSAKPWTCASNAADHGARVF